In Cydia amplana chromosome 2, ilCydAmpl1.1, whole genome shotgun sequence, the following proteins share a genomic window:
- the LOC134662086 gene encoding cytochrome c oxidase subunit NDUFA4: protein MQGLSLASLKKHKALIPLYVCTALGCGGAVFYVIRLATKSPEVSWSKKNNPEPWEEYRNKQHKFYSPIRDYSKEESPAPKY, encoded by the exons ATGCAGGGACTCAGTCTGGCAAGTTTGAAGAAGCACAAGGCT TTGATCCCTCTGTACGTGTGCACGGCGTTGGGCTGCGGCGGCGCCGTGTTCTACGTGATCCGCCTGGCCACCAAGTCTCCCGAGGTCTCCTGGAGCAAGAAGAACAACCCCGAGCCCTGGGAGGAGTACCGCAACAAGCAACACAAG TTCTACTCTCCGATCCGAGACTACTCCAAGGAGGAGTCTCCGGCCCCCAAGTACTAA